The following proteins are co-located in the Trichomycterus rosablanca isolate fTriRos1 chromosome 14, fTriRos1.hap1, whole genome shotgun sequence genome:
- the zgc:92594 gene encoding E3 ubiquitin/ISG15 ligase TRIM25 isoform X1: protein MATGVDDTSVLESELTCPVCLDVYREPHLLPCGHNFCLSCLNDLKSREKRGHLRCPECRENHLTSTRWQKNFKLSNIADEFRRRGQAQRPGPERPGSSSRSTGVRCDYCPPDPPGDSTKSGTAVKTCLKCEVSMCSEHVKPHLDLPALREHPLVEPLSSMKRRKCTEHDEMFRYYCRDEHSFLCNACTIEGGHSGHSIKTLKNAMKELKASLDSELQKVNRKMRRVEKNLQDQKEEERLSKAFLEGAEQQVNDLRGSLRTSLDLFLTDLSASLHTHEEQHSGGIQQYLTTFQEDQNQLSEVHTGIEQLQQENDPITFIREYNSSVRRCRQVLRRPLCVPDPVARDVDGLGESLESKLEEFVSDLRQNVSAFIDSLGAGDGGDEGTEEDEDGNDGMENEDEGTEEDEEGTEEDEEDEEGNDDMENEDEGTEEDEEDEEGNDDMENEDEGTELEVEEEEEEQSEEEPDHSGSFYDCYVLDDDDDDDLWA from the exons ATGGCGACCGGTGTTGATGACACCAGCGTGTTGGAGTCGGAGCTGACGTGCCCGGTGTGCCTGGACGTTTACCGTGAGCCTCACCTGCTGCCCTGCGGCCATAACTTCTGCCTGTCGTGTCTGAATGATCTGAAGAGTCGGGAGAAACGGGGGCATCTGCGCTGTCCGGAGTGCCGTGAGAACCACCTCACCTCCACCCGCTGGCAGAAGAACTTCAAACTCTCCAACATCGCGGATGAATTCCGGCGTCGTGGTCAGGCCCAGCGTCCTGGCCCTGAACGCCCGGGTTCCTCGAGCAGGAGCACAGGGGTGCGCTGTGATTACTGCCCACCGGACCCCCCCGGAGACTCCACCAAGAGTGGCACGGCGGTAAAGACGTGTCTGAAGTGTGAGGTGTCCATGTGTTCTGAGCACGTGAAGCCCCACCTGGACCTCCCGGCCCTCCGCGAGCACCCGCTGGTGGAACCACTGAgcagcatgaagaggagaaaGTGTACCGAGCACGACGAGATGTTCCGCTACTACTGCAGGGACGAACACAGCTTCCTCTGCAACGCCTGCACCATCGAGGGGGGGCACAGCGGCCACTCCATCAAAACACTCAAGAATGCCATGAAAGAGCTgaag GCGTCTCTGGACTCCGAGCTGCAGAAGGTGAACAGAAAGATGAGAAGAGTTGAGAAGAACCTGCAGGACCAGAAGGAGGAAGAACGTCTGAGCAAG GCGTTCCTGGAGGGAGCAGAACAGCAGGTGAATGATCTCAGAGGTTCCCTCAGAACCAGTCTGGATCTGTTCCTGACCGATCTGAGTGCTTCTCTGCACACACATGAGGAACAGCACAGCGGGGGTATCCAGCAGTACCTCACCACCTTCCAGGAGGATCAGAACCAGCTCTCTGAGGTGCACACTGGGATAGAACAGCTGCAGCAGGAGAACGACCCCATAACCTTCATCAGG GAATATAATTCTTCTGTTAGAAG GTGCCGTCAGGTCCTCAGGAGACCCCTGTGTGTTCCAGACCCTGTGGCGAGGGACGTGGACGGTCTGGGTGAGAGTCTGGAGTCAAAACTGGAGGAGTTCGTTTCTGATCTGCGCCAGAACGTCAGCGCGTTCATCGACTCTCTCG GTGCAGGAGATGGAGGAGACGAGGGCACGGAGGAGGACGAAGACGGTAACGATGGCATGGAGAACGAAGACGAGGGCAcggaggaggatgaagagggtacagaggaggacgaggaggatGAAGAGGGTAATGATGACATGGAGAACGAAGACGAGGGCAcagaggaggacgaggaggatGAAGAGGGTAATGATGACATGGAGAATGAAGACGAGGGCACGGAGTTGGAGgttgaggaagaggaggaggaacagAGTGAGGAAGAACCAGATCACAGTGGATCCTTCTATGACTGTTATGTACTGGATGATGACGATGACGATGATTTGTGGGCATGA
- the zgc:92594 gene encoding E3 ubiquitin/ISG15 ligase TRIM25 isoform X2, which produces MATGVDDTSVLESELTCPVCLDVYREPHLLPCGHNFCLSCLNDLKSREKRGHLRCPECRENHLTSTRWQKNFKLSNIADEFRRRGQAQRPGPERPGSSSRSTGVRCDYCPPDPPGDSTKSGTAVKTCLKCEVSMCSEHVKPHLDLPALREHPLVEPLSSMKRRKCTEHDEMFRYYCRDEHSFLCNACTIEGGHSGHSIKTLKNAMKELKASLDSELQKVNRKMRRVEKNLQDQKEEERLSKAFLEGAEQQVNDLRGSLRTSLDLFLTDLSASLHTHEEQHSGGIQQYLTTFQEDQNQLSEVHTGIEQLQQENDPITFIREYNSSVRRCRQVLRRPLCVPDPVARDVDGLGESLESKLEEFVSDLRQNVSAFIDSLGDGGDEGTEEDEDGNDGMENEDEGTEEDEEGTEEDEEDEEGNDDMENEDEGTEEDEEDEEGNDDMENEDEGTELEVEEEEEEQSEEEPDHSGSFYDCYVLDDDDDDDLWA; this is translated from the exons ATGGCGACCGGTGTTGATGACACCAGCGTGTTGGAGTCGGAGCTGACGTGCCCGGTGTGCCTGGACGTTTACCGTGAGCCTCACCTGCTGCCCTGCGGCCATAACTTCTGCCTGTCGTGTCTGAATGATCTGAAGAGTCGGGAGAAACGGGGGCATCTGCGCTGTCCGGAGTGCCGTGAGAACCACCTCACCTCCACCCGCTGGCAGAAGAACTTCAAACTCTCCAACATCGCGGATGAATTCCGGCGTCGTGGTCAGGCCCAGCGTCCTGGCCCTGAACGCCCGGGTTCCTCGAGCAGGAGCACAGGGGTGCGCTGTGATTACTGCCCACCGGACCCCCCCGGAGACTCCACCAAGAGTGGCACGGCGGTAAAGACGTGTCTGAAGTGTGAGGTGTCCATGTGTTCTGAGCACGTGAAGCCCCACCTGGACCTCCCGGCCCTCCGCGAGCACCCGCTGGTGGAACCACTGAgcagcatgaagaggagaaaGTGTACCGAGCACGACGAGATGTTCCGCTACTACTGCAGGGACGAACACAGCTTCCTCTGCAACGCCTGCACCATCGAGGGGGGGCACAGCGGCCACTCCATCAAAACACTCAAGAATGCCATGAAAGAGCTgaag GCGTCTCTGGACTCCGAGCTGCAGAAGGTGAACAGAAAGATGAGAAGAGTTGAGAAGAACCTGCAGGACCAGAAGGAGGAAGAACGTCTGAGCAAG GCGTTCCTGGAGGGAGCAGAACAGCAGGTGAATGATCTCAGAGGTTCCCTCAGAACCAGTCTGGATCTGTTCCTGACCGATCTGAGTGCTTCTCTGCACACACATGAGGAACAGCACAGCGGGGGTATCCAGCAGTACCTCACCACCTTCCAGGAGGATCAGAACCAGCTCTCTGAGGTGCACACTGGGATAGAACAGCTGCAGCAGGAGAACGACCCCATAACCTTCATCAGG GAATATAATTCTTCTGTTAGAAG GTGCCGTCAGGTCCTCAGGAGACCCCTGTGTGTTCCAGACCCTGTGGCGAGGGACGTGGACGGTCTGGGTGAGAGTCTGGAGTCAAAACTGGAGGAGTTCGTTTCTGATCTGCGCCAGAACGTCAGCGCGTTCATCGACTCTCTCG GAGATGGAGGAGACGAGGGCACGGAGGAGGACGAAGACGGTAACGATGGCATGGAGAACGAAGACGAGGGCAcggaggaggatgaagagggtacagaggaggacgaggaggatGAAGAGGGTAATGATGACATGGAGAACGAAGACGAGGGCAcagaggaggacgaggaggatGAAGAGGGTAATGATGACATGGAGAATGAAGACGAGGGCACGGAGTTGGAGgttgaggaagaggaggaggaacagAGTGAGGAAGAACCAGATCACAGTGGATCCTTCTATGACTGTTATGTACTGGATGATGACGATGACGATGATTTGTGGGCATGA